In Lacerta agilis isolate rLacAgi1 chromosome 8, rLacAgi1.pri, whole genome shotgun sequence, one genomic interval encodes:
- the LOC117052094 gene encoding cytoglobin-2-like — translation MGCALSGPGVTPEPTFSKEKRGLDLSEETECAETPEPLHLSEPQKALIRESWKILHKDIARVGVIVFVRLFETHPECKDVFFQFRDIDDLQQLKMSKELQAHSLRVMSFIEKSVARLDQVEKLEHLAFELGRSHFRYKAPPKYYEYIGAQFIQAVQPILKEHWTPEVEKAWESLFKYLTATMRRGFYTEEKTAGSGGKSPCSRKAGAGSTPNKI, via the exons ATGGGGTGTGCCTTGTCTGGACCAGGTGTCACACCGGAGCCAACTTTTTCCAAGGAAAAGAGAGGGCTGGACTTGAGCGAGGAGACTGAGTGCGCAGAGACCCCCGAACCGCTCCACCTTTCAGAGCCTCAGAAGGCCCTGATCCGAGAGTCCTGGAAAATCCTGCACAAAGACATTGCAAGGGTCGGGGTCATAGTCTTCGTCAG ACTGTTTGAGACCCACCCCGAGTGCAAAGATGTCTTCTTCCAATTCCGGGACATCGATGACCTGCAGCAACTGAAGATGAGCAAGGAGCTGCAGGCCCACAGCCTCAG AGTGATGTCGTTCATCGAGAAGAGCGTGGCAAGACTCGACCAGGTGGAGAAACTGGAGCACTTGGCCTTCGAGCTGGGCAGGAGTCACTTCCGCTACAAAGCACCCCCCAAGTACTATGAG taCATAGGTGCTCAGTTCATCCAAGCTGTCCAGCCCATTCTAAAAGAACACTGGACTCCGGAGGTCGAGAAGGCTTGGGAG agcctcTTCAAATATTTGACGGCCACCATGCGGCGAGGCTTCTACACGGAAGAGAAGACCGCAGGATCCGGCGGCAAGTCTCCTTGCTCGAGGAAGGCCGGCGCTGGGTCCACTCCAAACAAAATCTAG